The Mucilaginibacter rubeus genomic interval CAGGCATCGTAGATCACAAATTGAACACGCTGGTTTTTGTCCTTATCTAATTCTGTAGTTAATGTTTTAATAATGGACGATTTACCGGAACCCCATTCACCGAAAAGCCCTATGGTCATAGGCGTGCTCTGCGGCGCGTTCAGGATCAGGTCCTTTAAAGAGTGTGCATAGGATTTGGTGTGGAGAAGATCTTTTTCATTCAGGTCCACCTCCTTATCGATGAGTAGGTTCATAAATGTGCAGTAGGGTTTAGAAATTGGCAAAACGAATATACGAGTGTTTGACCTATTTTTGAGCAGGCTTAGTTATTGTCTTCAAAAAAATAAAGATCATTTAATGGCCTTTTCGGATATTTAAGGGATTTAATATACCAAATAAACGATCATAGTGGCTAAAAATACAGAGCGGGTCGCGTACCTGATTATTAATAAAGAGGACTTTAAACGTAAAGTTGCAGATCGGTTGGCCATTGGCCAGGAATTCCTGACGCGTAAGATTTCGGATTTGGACGGAAAGGATAAATGCTGGAAGGAGTTCATGGATTGGGATCATTACAATCTGGAAATGATCAAGCAAGCTTTTGAATATCCTGATAATGTTTACGGTGAAGAATACAAGCGTCATACAGGTGCTCCCGGTGCCTATTTCGGGGGATCATATACACCGCCATCCTTCGAAGAGTCGCTTGAAAACATACGCAAAGAGATGGGGTACCAGGTATCGAAGCTGAAGCGTTTTGGAGATAAGATCGAATTATTGCGGGTTAAGCCCGGTTCGACAATTCTGGTAGAGGCATCTCAACTGGACAATTTGTTGCGCTTGCTGAAAAGGTTTCATAAGGTTGTACAGGAATTGCGTGATCGCCGGGCGGATCGGGAACCTGTTTTGATCGTCGATGAATATGATGTACAATACGTTTTAAAGGCGCTGTTGAAGCTGTATTTTAACGATGTACGACCAGAGGAGTTTTCACCAAGTCATGCGGGCGCCAACACACGGATCGACTTTGTTCTTAAGGAGGAAGGTATTGTGCTGGAAACCAAGATGACCCATGAAAGGCTAAAAGCGAAGGCGTTGGGCGAAGAATTATTAATTGATATCGGACGATATAAAAACTATCCGGATTGCACTGATCTGGTCATCTTTATATATGATAAGGGCGATCACATTATCAATAAACAAGGATTTGCAGCCGACCTGGAACAGCAATCGACTCCCGGATTTAAAGTATCAGTGGTGATTATACCGGACTAATTAAAAGTAATTTTAGGGAAAGGTCAGGATGATTCGCCTGGGTTAAATCCCCAACCGTTCTGATCCGTTGCGTTGAAAATGGAAAGCCGGCTTTTGTCGATAATAAGTGCCAGTTTTGATTCGCCTAACTCCGCCCAACCGATCTCAAAACAAAAATAACGGGTACTGCCGTTCTCCAGCGGTTGGCTACCAGTATAGAAGCTGCGGTCAAATCCCTGGAAATATAATACGACATAGTCAGCGATCCATTCGTCGCGACCGGCCAGGGCTTTTTTTAACAGTTTGTAATTTCGTTCGATAGTCCTGATAACTGCCGTGTGCTTATCCTGAAATCCTGCCATGGCATCCAGTTTATGCCGTTCGCGGGTGGCCCGTGCGCGACATACATCATCACAATAACGCTTATCGGTGCGCCCCGAAAATATTTCCTTACCGCAGCTTTCGCAACGCCTTTTGGTATGGGTGTCGTTTGTCATGGTTGATGCTATTATAAACGAACGCGTCCGGTTATAATTGATTGCGTTCCGGTTAATTTTTTTTCTGTCGATAGCTTTGATCCAAAAGGAGGCAGTAACATGCACATCAACATTTTAGCGGAAGAAAAATTCTCTTATTACCACCGGCATTATAATATCTCGGTGAACCAGGCGGTCAATCATAGCACTTATCTGCGGTTGGCCTGTACAGAAAACCGTAGCGGTGAATGGGAAACACAGACCATGCGCTTTTTTGAGGGCGATATCGGGCGGTTTATCGAGTCGCTGAACTCGGTGTTTCGCACGGCGGCGTATCGCACGGATCTTGATAGGAAGGGAAATTTGACGGCATCGCCGGAGCATATAAAAGGCATCAAAAGCTGGGCTGCCAGTGAACGTCCCCGGGAGAAACTGATGGAGCAAGGCAGGGAAGTATTGAGTGATGCGGAGTTGCTGGCGATGCTGATCTGTGCTGGGCTGCCGGGCCTGACGGCAGTCGATCTGGCGGAACAGGTACTGGCGGTAGCGGGCAATGACCTGAAGCGGTTGGCCGCGTTGAAGGTGGAAGACCTGATGACCATACGGGGCATTGGACACGCGCGGGCTTTGTCGGTCATTTCGGCGATGGAGCTGGCGGTCCGACTGGCGGCGCGGGAACAGCCTGTACAGTTCTTGAAATTGATCCGGACATGAATGTATTTATCGAACTCCAAAACGGGTTGATGGCCTGGCGGGATATGGGACATGGCCTATGGCCTTTCCGGGATTGGCCGGATAACGTCTTGATCAATTATATATCGACCTTGCAGCAGCGCTGTTGTATGGATATGC includes:
- a CDS encoding UPF0758 domain-containing protein, with the translated sequence MHINILAEEKFSYYHRHYNISVNQAVNHSTYLRLACTENRSGEWETQTMRFFEGDIGRFIESLNSVFRTAAYRTDLDRKGNLTASPEHIKGIKSWAASERPREKLMEQGREVLSDAELLAMLICAGLPGLTAVDLAEQVLAVAGNDLKRLAALKVEDLMTIRGIGHARALSVISAMELAVRLAAREQPVQFLKLIRT